The Arachis hypogaea cultivar Tifrunner chromosome 14, arahy.Tifrunner.gnm2.J5K5, whole genome shotgun sequence genome has a segment encoding these proteins:
- the LOC112743984 gene encoding putative disease resistance protein RGA3, whose amino-acid sequence MQGMGKTTLAKFVCDDDRVKDNFVVIWVDAGIHGEFYADSVKKSMIQELDPEKETVAIDENLDLGAVIHGRRFFLVMDDLRSENREEWVKLYEMLKKGATSSGGAVLVTTRNSHVANVVDPNAWRLFRLRKEDSLSLFENLAGGNSSESKIRGVHQKLEKKCKGVPLALVTMARLLKSKPIAELKQDHLEEEFMQEMKSIYFNDLPSLHQKQCFAYLSLVFPTQFVSVKAETLIQLWMAEGFLGHVNLNSPSPQHSQPEDLGLDCIQEFSRTSFLVLHDSKIMTYKMGNELIWELSRFVATKDRFCFCVDNRVETIKNTVSRVALSPSLNVTYGIPKFLINSNKTLHTLLFPMPYSYDWSSRIPYEVKLSWSACHELFCAFKCLRVLNLTDLGMKNLPDSIGELKSLRYLDLSHNNMKKLPKSIGKLKHLQTLILSHCHQLRKLPNEFQHLVNLRHLVMDECLQLEHVPLALKKLTSLLTLSHFTVSTRNNKSKQILGFRELVNLKT is encoded by the coding sequence ATGCAGGGGATGGGAAAGACAACACTCGCCAAGTTTGTTTGTGATGATGACAGGGTGAAAGATAACTTCGTGGTGATTTGGGTTGATGCTGGTATACATGGTGAGTTCTATGCTGATTCCGTCAAGAAAAGTATGATTCAGGAACTGGACCCAGAAAAGGAGACTGTTGCAATTGATGAAAATCTTGATCTTGGAGCAGTGATTCATGGAAGAAGATTCTTTCTTGTGATGGATGATTTACGGAGCGAGAACCGTGAGGAATGGGTGAAGTTGTATGAGATGCTAAAGAAGGGAGCTACTTCATCTGGTGGTGCTGTTCTTGTAACTACTCGGAATTCTCATGTAGCCAATGTTGTTGACCCAAATGCTTGGAGACTATTTAGGCTAAGGAAAGAAGACTCCTTGTCTCTATTTGAGAATCTTGCTGGAGGAAACTCGAGTGAATCCAAAATTAGAGGAGTTCATCAAAAGTTGGAAAAGAAATGCAAAGGAGTCCCTTTGGCATTAGTAACAATGGCGAGATTGTTAAAGTCAAAACCAATTGCTGAATTAAAACAAGACCATTTGGAGGAGGAGTTCATGCAGGAGATGAAGTCTATATACTTCAACGACCTCCCCTCGTTGCATCAAAAGCAGTGCTTTGCTTATCTGTCATTAGTATTCCCTACTCAATTTGTTTCGGTTAAAGCGGAGACATTAATTCAGCTTTGGATGGCAGAGGGATTTCTAGGGCATGTAAATTTGAATTCTCCTTCTCCTCAACATTCACAGCCAGAAGATTTGGGCCTTGACTGCATACAAGAATTTTCCCGTACCTCATTTCTAGTTCTTCACGACTCCAAAATCATGACTTACAAGATGGGTAACGAACTGATCTGGGAGTTATCAAGATTTGTGGCTACCAAGGACCGATTCTGCTTCTGCGTGGATAATCGCGTTGAAACCATTAAGAACACAGTTAGTAGAGTGGCATTATCTCCTAGCTTAAACGTTACTTATGGGATTCCGAAATTCCTCATTAACAGCAACAAAACCTTGCATACTCTTCTCTTCCCCATGCCTTACTCATACGATTGGTCTTCAAGAATTCCATATGAGGTGAAGTTAAGTTGGTCTGCATGTCATGAACTCTTTTGTGCATTCAAGTGTCTGCGGGTACTGAACCTAACAGATCTAGGAATGAAGAATTTACCAGATTCAATTGGAGAGTTAAAGAGCTTAAGGTACCTTGATTTGTCCCACAACAACATGAAGAAACTTCCCAAATCCATTGGTAAATTGAAGCATTTACAGACATTGATATTGTCTCATTGTCACCAGCTTCGAAAGCTGCCAAATGAGTTTCAGCACCTGGTGAATCTCAGGCATCTTGTGATGGACGAGTGTCTTCAGCTGGAACACGTGCCGTTAGCTTTGAAGAAGCTAACAAGCCTTCTTACATTGTCGCATTTCACAGTTAGCACACGAAACAACAAGAGCAAACAGATTCTAGGTTTTCGGGAGCTTGTTAATCTGAAAACTTGA
- the LOC112743986 gene encoding uncharacterized protein — translation MGNQRLLKMQDKRGYTALALVAELTDNVAMAERMVVKGGEELLTIRTKQDDDEYVGGYINDYQNGEIPVLIASKKGHKEMTTYLFSKTPPPVFFEKGGRYGIMLLTRCIYAEIFDVAASLIQHRLSGELRIDPESESVDLRPIYALAHMPSAFRSGSQLGLWQRFIYHCLRLKTLLKLSNKSMEIILHVDPDDTKANILANLIATSPLDKISSGLRKLPGGEKIYEMKKNHHVACEILKWLSKKISELDETKLHKCLAYDSMLHAAKYGLVEFIDSMRHANPDLLWAMDKNERGIFSHAIAYRHDTVFRFIHEIEGRKEMIASREDVFDNNILHLAAELGPSSYLGKFPNSALQMQKELQWFKAVERIVPAKCKEAKNADGKKPRELFTKTHEELVKAGEKWARDIASSFTLVGTLIITMMFAAAFTVPGGNDQNTGIPIFLKKRAFKVFIIADAVSLITSSSSVLSFIWILTSRYAENDFLWKLPVKLLLGLITLFFSVLSMMIAFVAALFMMLEGNRGVVIATTSLAVVPVLVLIPTLLILFFEILVSTLRSPKLLTSKKKKKKD, via the exons ATGGGGAACCAGCGGTTGCTGAAGATGCAGGACAAAAGGGGATACACTGCGCTTGCTCTTGTTGCTGAGTTAACGGACAACGTAGCTATGGCGGAGAGGATGGTTGTTAAAGGAGGAGAGGAGTTGCTAACCATAAGGACCAAGCAAGACGATGATGAATATGTTGGTGGTTACATCAACGACTACCAGAATGGTGAGATTCCGGTTCTCATTGCTTCCAAGAAGGGTCACAAAGAAATGACCACGTACCTGTTCTCTAAGACTCCTCCTCCTGTTTTCTTTGAGAAGGGAGGCCGTTATGGAATTATGCTTCTTACGCGATGCATCTATGCAGAAATATTCG ATGTTGCTGCCTCATTGATCCAACACAGGCTTAGTGGAGAATTGCGAATTGATCCTGAATCAGAATCAGTGGACCTACGGCCCATATATGCACTAGCTCACATGCCTTCTGCATTTCGTAGTGGAAGCCAGCTTGGATTATGGCAGAGATTTATTTATCACT GTCTGAGGCTGAAGACACTCCTAAAGCTTTCTAATAAAAGTATGGAGATTATATTACATGTTGATCCGGACGACACAAAGGCAAATATCTTGGCTAATCTTATTGCAACTTCTCCTTTAGACAAAATCTCTAGTGGACTTCGAAAACTTCCGG GGGGTGAGAAAATATATGAGATGAAAAAGAACCATCATGTAGCATGTGAGATTCTGAAATGGTTGAGCAAAAAAATATCGGAATTAGACGAAACCAAGCTACATAAGTGCTTAGCTTACGACTCCATGTTGCACGCAGCAAAGTATGGACTTGTTGAGTTCATAGATTCAATGAGGCATGCAAATCCTGACCTTCTGTGGGCCATGGACAAAAATGAAAGAGGCATATTTTCACATGCAATTGCGTATCGTCATGACACAGTTTTCAGATTCATTCATGAGATCGAGGGGCGTAAAGAGATGATTGCATCCCGTGAAGACGTCTTCGATAATAACATTTTGCATCTTGCAGCTGAACTAGGACCTTCCTCTTACCTTGGCAAATTTCCCAATTCAGCATTGCAAATGCAAAAAGAACTTCAATGGTTTAAG GCGGTGGAAAGAATTGTGCCTGCCAAGTGCAAAGAAGCCAAAAATGCAGATGGCAAGAAGCCTCGTGAACTGTTTACCAAAACCCATGAGGAATTGGTAAAAGCTGGTGAAAAATGGGCAAGAGATATTGCAAGTTCTTTTACACTCGTTGGTACTCTCATTATTACTATGATGTTTGCTGCAGCCTTTACTGTCCCAGGTGGAAACGATCAAAATACTGGCATTCCAATCTTTCTAAAAAAACGTGCTTTTAAAGTCTTCATCATAGCAGATGCAGTGTCTCTCAtcacatcttcttcttctgtcTTGAGTTTCATTTGGATCCTCACTTCGCGTTATGCTGAGAATGATTTTCTATGGAAGTTACCTGTCAAGTTACTTTTGGGCCTCATCACCCTCTTCTTTTCCGTGTTATCCATGATGATAGCCTTTGTTGCTGCACTTTTTATGATGCTAGAGGGGAATCGAGGTGTTGTGATAGCAACAACGTCACTTGCAGTTGTTCCAGTCTTGGTACTCATACCTACAttgttgatcctcttctttgaGATTTTAGTATCTACATTAAGATCACCCAAATTACTCACttctaagaaaaagaagaaaaaagattgA